Part of the Streptomyces europaeiscabiei genome is shown below.
CGGGGAAGATCGGCACCAGCGGCCCGCGTCACCGTGCGGCCGGGGGCCGCCGCCGCAAGTCACGCGACGGGCACAGCAGGGCGGCGCTCGCCGTCCTCTGGACCGCCGCAGGCGTCCTGGTGCTCGGCGGCACCGGAATCGGTGTCCTGTACTTCAAGCTCAACGAGAACCTCAAGAGCGTCGACATCAACCAGGCCCTCGGCACCGACCGGCCCCTCGACGTCGACAACGGCTCGCAGGACATCCTCGTCCTCGGTTCCGACACCCGCTCGGGCAGCAACAAGAAACTCGGCGGCGGCACGGACGACGGCAGTGCCCGCTCCGACACGGCGATGGTCGTGCACGTCTACGAGGGCCACAAGCGGGCCAGCGTGGTCTCCATACCCCGGGACACCCTCGTCGAGCGGCCGGAGTGCACCGACGCGAAGGGCAAGACGTACCCGGCCGCCTCGTACGCGATGTTCAACTCGGCGTACTCCACGGGGGGCGCGGCGTGTGCGGTGAAGACCGTCGAATCCATGACCGGTATCCGCATGGACCACTACATCGAGGTCGACTTCGCGGGCTTCGAGAAGCTGATCAACGTCCTCGGCGGGGTCGACATCACGACGACCAAGGACATCAAGGACCCCGACAGCCATCTGAACCTGAAGGCCGGGGAGCACACCCTCACGGGCAAGCAGGCGCTGGGCCTCGTCCGTACCCGGCACGGGGTCGGCGACGGGTCCGACCTCGGGCGCATCCAGCTCCAGCAGGCGTTCATCAAGGCCCTCATCGAGCAGGTCAAGGACGTCGGCATCCTCAGCAACCCGAAGAAGGCCTACGACCTCGCCGTCTCCGCGACCGACGCCGTCACCACCGACTCCGACCTCGACTCCGTCAAGGACCTCGCGTCCTTCGCGAGCGGCCTGAAGGGCATCGGCTCCAAGAACATGACCATGGTCACGATGCCCGTCCAGTACGACCCCGCCGACCCGAACCGTGTGCTGGTGGACGAGGCGAAGGCGAAGCAGGTCTGGGCGGCGCTCAAGGCCGACAGGACGATCCCGAAGTCGGCGACGAAGGGCACGGCGACGGGGTCCGCCGAGGGCGTGGTGACCGTCGGCCAGCGGTAGATGGGCCGCGGGAACCGCGCGACCAGCCACGACGACCCTGCGGTCGCCTACCGGGCTGACGAGGCACCCCAT
Proteins encoded:
- a CDS encoding LCP family protein, which produces MSAESTPEPGISGKIGTSGPRHRAAGGRRRKSRDGHSRAALAVLWTAAGVLVLGGTGIGVLYFKLNENLKSVDINQALGTDRPLDVDNGSQDILVLGSDTRSGSNKKLGGGTDDGSARSDTAMVVHVYEGHKRASVVSIPRDTLVERPECTDAKGKTYPAASYAMFNSAYSTGGAACAVKTVESMTGIRMDHYIEVDFAGFEKLINVLGGVDITTTKDIKDPDSHLNLKAGEHTLTGKQALGLVRTRHGVGDGSDLGRIQLQQAFIKALIEQVKDVGILSNPKKAYDLAVSATDAVTTDSDLDSVKDLASFASGLKGIGSKNMTMVTMPVQYDPADPNRVLVDEAKAKQVWAALKADRTIPKSATKGTATGSAEGVVTVGQR